A region from the Desulfoglaeba alkanexedens ALDC genome encodes:
- the proB gene encoding glutamate 5-kinase, with amino-acid sequence MESGLAPKTPALDTREEDQRLTWFSRARRLVIKIGSAVLTGPRGLNRVVLHRLSDQIAELREKGREVVIVSSGAVASGVRKVGLSERPRTIPQKQATAAVGQTVLMQAWEDAFDKFDFLTAQVLLTSEDLVQRHRYLNARNTLQTLLNWGIIPVINENDTVVVEEIKFGDNDQLSALIAGLIGADLVINLTDTAGLFDCDPRSHADAHLIRVVHGVDSRLLACATPEPGSVGTGGMLSKLNAAKKCLASGIPMVIAPGKERDVLLRLFEGESLGTLFVPQKRVYSGKKLWLANLSKPLGELILDEGAAKALTNAGKSLLPIGIREVRGHFGVGAPVRCVDEAGQLIGIGLTNYKSSEIEKIKGRHSEEIEALIGYRHSDEVIHRDNFVLADEA; translated from the coding sequence ATGGAAAGCGGGCTTGCGCCGAAAACGCCGGCATTGGATACACGTGAGGAGGACCAGAGGCTTACCTGGTTCAGCCGGGCGCGGCGGCTTGTGATCAAGATTGGAAGCGCTGTGCTCACGGGCCCCAGGGGCTTGAACCGCGTGGTGCTTCACCGTCTTTCGGACCAGATCGCCGAACTTCGTGAGAAAGGCCGCGAAGTGGTGATCGTCTCTTCCGGGGCCGTAGCTTCCGGCGTCCGCAAGGTGGGCCTATCTGAGCGGCCTCGTACGATCCCCCAGAAACAGGCGACGGCCGCCGTCGGGCAGACGGTCCTCATGCAGGCATGGGAAGATGCCTTCGATAAGTTCGATTTCCTTACGGCTCAAGTGCTTCTGACCAGCGAGGATCTGGTTCAGCGTCACCGTTACCTGAACGCCCGGAACACGCTGCAGACCCTCCTGAACTGGGGGATCATCCCGGTGATCAATGAAAACGACACGGTAGTGGTGGAAGAGATCAAGTTCGGGGACAACGATCAGCTGTCGGCCCTCATCGCCGGACTCATCGGGGCGGACCTGGTGATCAACCTCACCGACACGGCGGGACTCTTCGACTGCGACCCGCGCTCCCATGCGGACGCCCACCTGATTCGGGTCGTCCACGGCGTGGACAGCCGGCTTCTAGCGTGCGCCACGCCCGAGCCGGGTTCCGTGGGGACGGGCGGCATGCTGAGCAAGCTGAACGCGGCCAAGAAGTGCCTGGCATCCGGTATTCCCATGGTGATCGCACCGGGGAAGGAACGCGACGTGCTCCTGAGGCTGTTCGAAGGGGAAAGCCTGGGAACCCTTTTCGTCCCGCAAAAGCGGGTATACTCAGGAAAAAAGCTGTGGCTGGCGAACCTTTCGAAGCCCTTGGGCGAACTGATACTCGACGAGGGTGCGGCAAAGGCGCTGACCAACGCGGGAAAATCGCTTCTTCCCATCGGAATCCGCGAAGTTCGAGGACATTTCGGCGTGGGGGCTCCGGTCCGGTGTGTCGATGAAGCCGGGCAACTGATCGGCATCGGGCTCACCAATTACAAGTCCAGCGAGATCGAAAAAATCAAGGGCCGCCACAGCGAGGAAATCGAGGCGCTCATCGGTTACAGACATTCGGACGAGGTGATCCACCGGGACAACTTTGTCCTGGCGGACGAAGCGTGA
- a CDS encoding glutamate-5-semialdehyde dehydrogenase has product MNHRDKVRTMGKRAKEAAHEMAKAGDAVKRDFLEGTAKRLESERRRIAEANDRDIESGREKGLPDPKLDRLRLSDKVLNEMMEGLREVALLPDPVGRVTSMWTRPNGLRVGRMRIPLGVVGIIYESRPNVTVDAAALCIKAGNAVILRGGSEAFHSNQCLAAILRESLRAAGLPEAAIQVMETTEREAVLEMLQLEDCIDVMIPRGGEELIRFVAANARMPVLKHYKGVCHIYVDEDADPDMAEALCINAKVQRPAVCNAMETLLVHQRIAPEFLPRMAEAFRRRGVELRGCPETCRIVPECRRAEEEDWSAEYLDLILAVRVVPDMDAAIAHIARYGSNHTEAIVTRNYERAHRFVQEVQSSLVMVNASTRFNDGYQLGLGAEIGISTSRLHAFGPMGVEELTTTKFVAFGNGQVRV; this is encoded by the coding sequence ATGAACCATCGGGACAAGGTGCGGACCATGGGGAAACGGGCCAAGGAAGCGGCCCACGAGATGGCCAAGGCCGGGGACGCCGTCAAGAGGGATTTCCTGGAAGGGACGGCGAAACGGCTGGAATCCGAGCGGCGCCGCATCGCGGAAGCCAACGACCGGGACATCGAGTCCGGCCGTGAAAAGGGGCTCCCAGACCCGAAACTGGACCGGCTCCGGCTTTCCGACAAGGTTCTGAATGAAATGATGGAGGGCCTTCGGGAAGTCGCTTTGCTTCCCGACCCCGTGGGCCGAGTGACTTCCATGTGGACGCGGCCGAACGGATTGAGGGTCGGGCGGATGCGGATACCGTTGGGGGTGGTGGGCATCATCTACGAGTCGCGACCCAATGTGACGGTGGACGCCGCGGCGCTCTGCATCAAGGCGGGAAACGCCGTGATCCTTCGAGGCGGCTCGGAAGCGTTCCATTCCAACCAGTGCCTGGCAGCGATTCTCCGAGAATCGCTCCGCGCCGCCGGACTTCCGGAAGCGGCGATCCAGGTCATGGAAACCACGGAACGGGAAGCGGTCCTGGAAATGCTCCAGCTGGAAGACTGCATCGACGTAATGATCCCGAGGGGCGGCGAGGAACTGATCCGGTTCGTAGCGGCCAACGCTCGAATGCCCGTCCTCAAGCACTACAAGGGCGTGTGCCACATCTACGTGGATGAAGACGCCGATCCCGACATGGCGGAGGCGCTCTGTATCAACGCCAAGGTCCAGCGTCCCGCCGTCTGCAACGCCATGGAAACGCTTTTGGTGCACCAAAGGATCGCACCGGAGTTTCTGCCACGGATGGCCGAAGCCTTTCGGCGCCGCGGAGTGGAACTTCGCGGCTGCCCCGAAACCTGTCGCATCGTTCCCGAATGTCGGCGGGCCGAAGAAGAAGACTGGAGCGCCGAATACCTGGACCTTATCCTGGCGGTTCGAGTCGTTCCGGACATGGATGCGGCCATCGCTCACATCGCTCGGTATGGATCCAACCATACGGAAGCCATCGTGACCCGAAACTACGAGCGGGCCCACCGATTCGTGCAGGAGGTTCAGTCTTCGCTGGTCATGGTGAATGCGTCCACGCGTTTCAACGACGGGTATCAGCTGGGTCTGGGCGCCGAGATCGGCATATCCACTTCGCGGCTTCACGCTTTCGGTCCCATGGGCGTCGAGGAACTCACCACTACCAAGTTCGTCGCTTTCGGCAACGGCCAGGTGCGGGTGTGA